In Macaca thibetana thibetana isolate TM-01 chromosome 8, ASM2454274v1, whole genome shotgun sequence, one DNA window encodes the following:
- the LOC126961088 gene encoding proline-rich protein 2-like — protein sequence MGGGTVIASQAGRDPRGWLCANFRHRYPPAASPTPPGAGAPRSCSGPDPPRYCSGDPDRRSRGWGTPRLRPHRGDPETSDPTRGPGGFRPPQADPEISDPRRRISRAQVPSGGVNETSDP from the coding sequence ATGGGAGGGGGCACAGTCATTGCCTCGCAGGCGGGGCGGGACCCCCGCGGATGGCTTTGTGCGAACTTTCGGCACCGTTATCCCCCAGCCGCCAGCCCTACACCACCTGGGGCCGGCGCGCCACGTTCCTGTTCGGGGCCCGACCCACCACGTTACTGCTCCGGGGACCCGGACCGCCGATCCCGGGGATGGGGGACTCCAAGACTCAGACCCCACAGGGGAGACCCCGAGACCTCAGACCCCACGCGAGGACCCGGAGGCTTCAGACCCCCACAGGCTGATCCTGAGATCTCAGACCCCCGCAGGAGGATCTCGAGAGCTCAGGTCCCCAGTGGGGGAGTGAATGAGACTTCGGATCCCTGA